The following proteins are encoded in a genomic region of Spirosoma sp. SC4-14:
- a CDS encoding TolC family protein, producing the protein MKKGFIGFLFLVGAWLPGGAFAQKNTDSLAKQAYLDDCIRYALSHQPLIRQSLIDQEVAERTVQSSLAAWYPQIAAGYNLVHNLKLPVTLIPNASGERIPTTLGAKNTSTVSFSLNQSVFNRDLLLASQTADAYRLQAAQTTTNNKINVVVNVSKAFYDLILTQRQVDILSEDIARLQRSLQDATNQYQSGIVDRTDPQRAKIALNNSVAQRKQYRDLIGSKYQTLKQLMGYPPNAQLTVAYDTLQLTSEVALDTLQLVNPQNRIEYQLLQTQGRLLNASVRYNRWAYLPTVSAYGTYNLLYQNNAFSQLYAQTFPNSAIGLAVALPIFQGGRRIQQLKISELQVQRLDWDLAALTSAVDAEYAQALATYKGNLANYRALLENQQLAEDVYRVINLQYRSGIKTYLDVTIAEADLRTARLNVFNALYQVLISKLDVQQSLGAIRFAE; encoded by the coding sequence ATGAAAAAAGGTTTTATTGGCTTTCTCTTTTTGGTAGGGGCCTGGCTCCCTGGTGGAGCTTTTGCCCAGAAAAACACCGACTCTCTGGCAAAACAAGCGTATCTGGACGATTGTATACGGTATGCACTCAGTCATCAACCCCTTATTCGTCAGTCACTTATTGATCAGGAAGTGGCTGAACGTACGGTTCAGAGTTCGCTGGCTGCCTGGTATCCGCAGATTGCTGCCGGGTATAATTTAGTACACAATCTGAAACTACCCGTTACACTTATCCCGAATGCTTCTGGCGAACGTATTCCGACAACACTGGGCGCAAAAAACACGTCTACGGTTTCGTTTTCACTGAATCAGAGTGTGTTTAACCGGGATTTGTTGCTGGCCAGCCAGACGGCCGACGCCTATCGATTACAGGCGGCTCAGACCACAACGAACAACAAAATTAACGTGGTGGTGAATGTCAGCAAGGCATTTTATGATCTGATTCTGACCCAGCGCCAGGTCGATATTCTGAGTGAGGATATCGCACGGCTGCAACGCAGTTTGCAGGATGCTACCAATCAATACCAGAGCGGCATTGTTGATCGAACTGATCCGCAGCGGGCTAAAATTGCGCTGAACAATTCAGTGGCCCAGCGGAAGCAGTACCGCGATCTGATTGGATCGAAATACCAGACGCTGAAACAGTTGATGGGCTATCCGCCCAATGCGCAGCTTACAGTTGCCTACGATACATTGCAGCTAACCAGTGAAGTAGCGCTTGACACGCTGCAACTCGTAAATCCACAGAATCGGATCGAGTATCAGCTTTTGCAGACGCAGGGGCGGTTGCTCAATGCCAGTGTGCGTTATAACCGATGGGCCTATCTGCCAACCGTATCGGCATATGGAACCTATAACCTGCTCTATCAGAACAATGCATTCTCGCAGCTTTATGCACAGACGTTTCCTAACTCTGCTATTGGTTTGGCCGTGGCCTTACCCATTTTTCAAGGGGGCCGACGAATTCAGCAATTGAAAATTTCAGAGTTGCAGGTACAGCGTCTGGACTGGGACCTGGCGGCTTTGACCAGTGCCGTCGATGCTGAGTATGCACAGGCCCTGGCAACGTATAAAGGCAATCTGGCTAACTACAGGGCTCTGCTCGAAAACCAGCAACTGGCCGAAGATGTATATCGGGTCATCAATCTGCAATATCGGTCGGGCATAAAAACCTATCTGGATGTAACCATTGCCGAGGCTGACCTTCGTACGGCCCGGCTGAATGTGTTTAACGCTTTATATCAGGTCCTGATCAGTAAACTGGACGTTCAGCAGTCGCTGGGTGCCATTCGGTTTGCTGAATAA
- a CDS encoding efflux RND transporter periplasmic adaptor subunit produces the protein MKFYPYILCLAAGVVLASCGGNKNAQQQGPPPPTAVSVVKVTRGSATYYDEFPATVTALREVEIQPQVAGNITGIFFQDGQRVRKGQKLYTIDPQQYRASYDQAVANLNVQKANLNRAQKDADRYNTLAQQDAVAKQLVDNANATLEAAKMQVAAAEASIQQVATNLKYTTIYAPMDGTIGISQVRLGAAVAPGSTPLNTISSDDPIAADIQVDESEISRFIQLQGDKSAVRDSTFILMLPSGGKYPYPGSVQIIDRAVDPQTGTLRVRIAFPNPQKQLKAGLAANVRVKNSTGKPELLIPYKAVTEQMSEYFVWAVGDSSKATQRKVTLGPRINEKVVVRNGLDEGETIVTEGTQKVREGAKVKVSDKL, from the coding sequence ATGAAATTTTATCCGTATATACTTTGTCTGGCTGCGGGCGTTGTGCTGGCTTCCTGCGGAGGCAACAAGAATGCACAACAGCAGGGGCCACCTCCGCCAACGGCTGTTTCGGTCGTGAAAGTGACCCGTGGCAGCGCCACGTATTATGACGAATTCCCTGCAACTGTAACGGCGTTGCGAGAGGTTGAAATACAGCCGCAGGTAGCTGGCAATATAACCGGAATCTTCTTTCAGGATGGCCAGCGGGTGCGGAAAGGTCAGAAACTGTATACCATCGATCCGCAACAGTATCGGGCTAGTTATGACCAGGCCGTGGCCAATCTGAACGTACAGAAAGCCAATCTGAACCGGGCGCAGAAAGATGCCGACCGCTACAACACACTGGCCCAGCAGGATGCTGTAGCCAAACAATTGGTCGACAATGCCAATGCTACCCTGGAAGCCGCAAAAATGCAGGTAGCCGCTGCCGAAGCCAGCATTCAGCAGGTAGCTACGAATCTGAAATATACGACCATTTATGCGCCAATGGATGGCACCATCGGTATTTCGCAGGTGCGTTTGGGCGCTGCTGTGGCTCCGGGTTCTACACCACTCAATACCATATCGTCCGACGATCCGATTGCGGCTGATATTCAGGTTGACGAATCGGAAATTTCGCGGTTTATACAGCTTCAGGGCGACAAATCGGCGGTTCGCGATTCGACATTTATTCTGATGCTGCCCAGTGGCGGGAAGTATCCATATCCGGGTTCGGTTCAGATTATCGACCGGGCCGTTGACCCCCAAACCGGAACACTGCGGGTAAGGATTGCCTTTCCAAATCCTCAAAAGCAGCTTAAAGCGGGGCTGGCCGCCAATGTTCGGGTAAAAAATAGTACGGGTAAACCTGAGCTACTAATTCCCTATAAAGCGGTAACCGAACAGATGAGCGAGTATTTTGTTTGGGCCGTTGGCGATAGCAGCAAGGCAACGCAGAGAAAAGTGACACTTGGGCCCCGAATCAACGAGAAGGTAGTGGTTCGAAATGGGCTCGACGAAGGCGAAACAATCGTTACCGAAGGCACGCAGAAAGTTCGTGAAGGCGCGAAGGTGAAAGTTAGTGATAAATTATGA
- a CDS encoding efflux RND transporter permease subunit has protein sequence MFAETFIKRPVTAIVISIVIVALGILALLSLPVSQYPDITPPVVQVTGTYTGADAQTVEQTVATPIETQVNGTPGMSYVQTNATNDGRMTMNVTFNIGTDVNIAALDVQNRVGIAQPQLPEEVTRLGVVVRKRNPSLFMLVAMFSPNGTHNVSFLDNYTNIYIRDALLRVPGVGDIFSRADDFSMRIWLKPDRLAQLGLTPDDVVAALQEQNLQVAGGSVGAPPQPGSQAFEYTVFTNSRLSKENEFNNIIVRSDPSRGALVYLKDVARVQLGKFSYASNSFVDGKRASYLLVYQLPGSNAIETAKGVYAAMETLKKTFPKDVEYVVPFESVSVIQVSISEVVETLLEALGLVVLVVFLFLQSWRATLITLLAIPVSIIGTFALFVPLGFTVNTLTLFAFVLAIGIVVDDAIVVVEAVQVNIDKGMSPKDATREAMREISAPVIAIALILAAVFVPVGFIPGIVGRLYQQFAITIAVSVLISAFVALSLTPALCTMLLRPMHIDEKATGLNKFFYKFNNWFERVTNRYSNAVKRLIKATPLVIVGLIVLYVGTALMFRAKPTGFIPTEDEGRLIVTYEIPEAASTTRSLEVLNKVMSILKQQPYVAHFAALGGLNAVTFASKSNSGTVFMQLKPWEDRKARNMQADSLVGKLQRALAGLNDARPQVLQPPAIPGLGQSSGFTFEIQQRESNDDVRAFDNVVQNFLAELNKRPEIGRAFTYFTAKTPAYRVNVDREKCKKLGISVSNVYRTMQTLLGSQYVNDFIIYGRKFRVVAQADTMYRDDISKLGQYYVRNQAGQLVPISAVMTTSVIENAPLISHFNLFRSVELNGAAKEGYSSSQVNDVLRDVAAKVLPAGYSYDFGGLSREEINAGNSSVYIFMLSVGFVFLFLAALYESWSVPFSVLLSVPIGAFGAILALMLFPYLSNNVYAQIGLITLIGLAAKNAILIVEFAKERVDRGEELIASTIEAVRLRLRPILMTSLAFILGVFPLAIASGAGGVARATIGRTVLGGMLAATSLAIFVVPVLYVGITRIAYGKKGLEKLRKNAEKNKQSEPSAEHAPQPLPANGNGQDGKHHEA, from the coding sequence GTGTTTGCAGAAACATTCATCAAACGACCAGTAACGGCAATTGTTATCTCTATTGTAATTGTTGCCCTGGGGATACTCGCTCTGCTGAGTTTGCCGGTTAGCCAATATCCCGATATTACACCCCCTGTTGTGCAGGTAACAGGTACCTACACGGGTGCCGATGCGCAGACCGTAGAACAAACGGTGGCCACGCCAATTGAAACCCAGGTGAACGGCACACCGGGGATGAGCTATGTACAAACCAACGCAACCAACGACGGGCGAATGACGATGAACGTGACATTCAACATTGGCACCGATGTAAATATTGCCGCACTCGATGTACAGAACCGGGTTGGAATTGCGCAACCTCAATTACCTGAGGAAGTTACCCGATTAGGGGTCGTCGTTCGAAAACGAAATCCGTCGCTGTTTATGCTGGTGGCCATGTTCTCGCCCAATGGCACCCATAATGTTTCGTTTCTGGATAACTACACCAATATTTATATCCGCGATGCCTTACTGCGGGTGCCGGGTGTGGGCGATATTTTCAGCCGGGCCGATGATTTTAGTATGCGGATCTGGCTCAAACCCGACCGATTGGCGCAGTTGGGTTTAACGCCCGACGATGTAGTTGCCGCTTTGCAGGAGCAGAACCTTCAGGTTGCTGGTGGTTCGGTAGGCGCACCGCCACAACCTGGTTCGCAGGCGTTTGAGTATACGGTATTTACGAATAGTCGGCTCAGCAAGGAAAACGAGTTCAACAACATCATTGTCCGTAGCGACCCGTCGCGTGGAGCGCTGGTTTATCTGAAAGATGTGGCGCGAGTACAGTTGGGTAAATTCTCGTATGCGAGCAACTCGTTCGTTGATGGTAAACGAGCTTCCTATCTGCTTGTTTATCAGCTTCCGGGTAGTAATGCAATTGAGACGGCAAAGGGGGTTTATGCCGCCATGGAAACTCTCAAAAAGACATTTCCGAAGGATGTTGAATATGTGGTTCCGTTTGAGTCGGTATCCGTAATTCAGGTGTCTATTTCTGAGGTAGTCGAAACGTTGCTCGAAGCACTTGGCCTTGTCGTGTTGGTAGTGTTTTTATTCCTGCAAAGCTGGCGGGCTACGCTCATTACCTTGCTGGCAATCCCGGTTTCGATCATTGGAACGTTTGCGCTGTTTGTGCCACTTGGTTTTACGGTAAATACCCTAACCCTGTTTGCGTTTGTATTGGCCATTGGTATTGTGGTCGATGATGCCATTGTGGTGGTAGAAGCGGTACAGGTGAATATCGATAAGGGAATGTCGCCGAAAGATGCCACCCGCGAAGCCATGCGCGAAATTTCGGCACCGGTAATTGCTATTGCCCTGATTCTGGCAGCCGTGTTCGTTCCTGTAGGGTTTATACCGGGTATTGTGGGCCGTTTGTACCAGCAGTTTGCCATAACCATTGCCGTATCAGTACTGATTTCGGCATTCGTAGCCTTGTCACTGACCCCCGCTTTGTGTACGATGCTGCTACGGCCAATGCACATCGACGAAAAAGCAACTGGCCTGAACAAGTTCTTCTATAAGTTTAATAACTGGTTCGAACGTGTTACAAACAGGTATTCAAATGCCGTAAAGCGCCTGATTAAAGCAACACCTTTGGTAATTGTTGGATTGATTGTATTGTATGTAGGAACAGCCTTAATGTTTAGGGCTAAACCAACCGGTTTTATTCCAACCGAAGACGAAGGTCGGCTGATTGTTACCTACGAGATTCCGGAAGCAGCTTCCACAACGCGGAGTCTGGAGGTATTGAATAAAGTCATGAGCATTCTGAAACAGCAACCTTATGTAGCGCATTTTGCTGCATTGGGTGGATTGAATGCCGTTACATTCGCATCTAAATCGAACAGTGGTACGGTGTTTATGCAGTTAAAACCCTGGGAAGATCGGAAAGCACGGAATATGCAGGCCGATTCGCTGGTTGGTAAGCTCCAGCGGGCTTTGGCGGGATTGAACGACGCACGTCCGCAGGTGTTGCAGCCACCGGCCATTCCGGGCCTTGGGCAGTCGTCAGGCTTTACATTTGAAATTCAGCAGCGCGAAAGCAACGACGACGTTCGGGCATTCGATAATGTGGTTCAGAACTTCCTGGCCGAACTGAACAAACGCCCTGAGATTGGTCGGGCTTTTACCTACTTCACCGCGAAAACGCCAGCTTATCGGGTCAATGTAGATCGGGAAAAATGTAAAAAGCTGGGCATATCGGTCAGCAATGTTTACCGGACTATGCAAACGCTACTGGGTAGTCAGTATGTCAACGACTTCATCATTTATGGGCGGAAATTCCGGGTAGTGGCGCAGGCCGATACCATGTATCGCGACGATATTTCGAAGCTGGGACAATATTATGTCCGTAATCAGGCTGGTCAGTTGGTACCAATCAGTGCCGTAATGACCACCAGCGTAATCGAAAATGCACCACTGATTTCGCACTTCAACCTATTCCGTTCGGTGGAGTTGAACGGTGCTGCCAAAGAGGGCTACAGCAGTAGTCAGGTAAATGATGTGTTGCGCGATGTGGCGGCCAAAGTACTTCCGGCGGGTTATTCGTACGATTTTGGTGGGTTGAGCCGGGAAGAAATCAATGCTGGCAATAGCTCCGTCTATATTTTTATGCTATCAGTTGGGTTCGTATTCCTGTTTCTGGCCGCTTTATACGAAAGCTGGTCGGTGCCATTTTCGGTTCTGTTATCGGTGCCTATTGGCGCATTCGGTGCCATTCTGGCTCTGATGTTATTTCCGTATCTGAGCAATAACGTATATGCCCAAATTGGTCTGATTACGCTTATTGGTCTGGCTGCCAAAAACGCTATTCTGATCGTCGAATTTGCCAAGGAGCGTGTCGACCGGGGCGAAGAACTGATTGCATCGACTATCGAAGCCGTTCGGTTGCGGTTACGTCCTATTCTGATGACCTCGCTCGCCTTTATTCTGGGCGTATTTCCGCTGGCTATAGCCAGTGGGGCGGGTGGTGTGGCCAGGGCTACCATTGGCCGAACGGTGTTGGGCGGTATGCTGGCTGCCACGTCGCTGGCTATTTTTGTTGTACCGGTGCTCTATGTAGGCATTACCCGCATTGCCTATGGCAAGAAAGGTCTTGAAAAACTGAGAAAGAACGCCGAGAAAAACAAACAGTCGGAACCATCAGCCGAACATGCTCCGCAACCTCTACCTGCCAATGGAAACGGACAAGACGGCAAGCATCACGAAGCGTAA